The Lepeophtheirus salmonis chromosome 1, UVic_Lsal_1.4, whole genome shotgun sequence genome has a segment encoding these proteins:
- the LOC121132082 gene encoding chymotrypsin A-like isoform X1 produces the protein MDYDTWLDITYYEQIKESCGVPSFLYKLPGYFKATSHYKHPWMVLILIQSPEGITQCSGQLIFASWVVTAAQCISRYSIETVKVIYGDYSSVKNESDIKFVYAESLFLHTKYLPIVFKDRKFHLNDLGLLKLALSINLRAHDVGIACLPVPKIFNDPYEPVFASMGHESIMKASLTKKNSSDSDSKDNITLSDYYCCPHFNAKLWKIGWKECIYEIFELFPKRHMLKKMMSIILTTKMSCVLYDKNVHNDQCFNDKGAGMYLRTSRRYLLVGILSFGPNETTICTSPSPIIYFNLEYYLYWIYLIKTNDIDRIRIQFPQERKKDLTTPPPQNTTTQSPIQNQYNLTL, from the exons ATGGACTATGATACTTGGCTTGACATAACATACTATGAACAAATCAAGGAGAGCTGCGGAGTGCCGTCGTTTTTGTATAAACTACCTGGATATTTCAAGGCAACATCACATTATAAACATCCATGGATGGTGTTAATCCTTATTCAATCCCCAGAGGGGATCACTCAATGCAGTGGTCAACTTATTTTCGCTTCATGGGTTGTCACTGCAGCACAGTGTATTAGTCGATACTCCATTGAGACAG TTAAAGTGATCTATGGTGACTATTCAAGTGTCAAAAATGAATCAGACATTAAATTTGTCTATGCTGAAAGTTTGTTTctgcatacaaaatatttgcCAATTGTCTTCAAGGATCGgaaatttcatttgaatgaTCTTGGTCTTTTAAAGCTTGCACTTTCCATTAATttaagag cTCATGATGTAGGGATCGCTTGTCTCCCAGTTCCCAAGATATTTAATGATC cttACGAACCCGTATTTGCATCAATGGGCCATGAATCTATAATGAAAGCTTCATTAACGaaaaaaaactcttcagatTCAGATTCAAAAGATAACATCACCCTAAGCGATTATT ACTGCTGTCCGCATTTCAACGCTAAATTATGGAAAATTGGTTGGAAggaatgtatttatgaaatatttgagttatttcCAAAACGCCATATG TTAAAAAAGATGATGTCAATCATTCTAACAACCAAAATGTCCTGCGTTCTCTACGATAAAAATGTTCACAATGATCAATGCTtt AATGATAAAGGCGCGGGAATGTATCTGCGAACAAGTAGAAGATATCTTCTTGTCGGAATACTTTCTTTTGGACCAAATGAGACCACCATTTGTACATCTCCATCACCTATTATATACTTCAATTTAGAGTACTATCTTTATTGGATCTATCTGATTAAGACCAACGACATTGACCGTATTCGGATACAATTTCCACAAGAGCGAAAGAAGGATCTTACAACGCCTCCTCCACAAAACACCACAACACAAAGCCCCATTCAAAATCAATATAACTTGactttatag
- the LOC121132082 gene encoding chymotrypsin B-like isoform X2 — MDYDTWLDITYYEQIKESCGVPSFLYKLPGYFKATSHYKHPWMVLILIQSPEGITQCSGQLIFASWVVTAAQCISRYSIETVKVIYGDYSSVKNESDIKFVYAESLFLHTKYLPIVFKDRKFHLNDLGLLKLALSINLRAHDVGIACLPVPKIFNDPYEPVFASMGHESIMKASLTKKNSSDSDSKDNITLSDYYCCPHFNAKLWKIGWKECIYEIFELFPKRHMNDKGAGMYLRTSRRYLLVGILSFGPNETTICTSPSPIIYFNLEYYLYWIYLIKTNDIDRIRIQFPQERKKDLTTPPPQNTTTQSPIQNQYNLTL; from the exons ATGGACTATGATACTTGGCTTGACATAACATACTATGAACAAATCAAGGAGAGCTGCGGAGTGCCGTCGTTTTTGTATAAACTACCTGGATATTTCAAGGCAACATCACATTATAAACATCCATGGATGGTGTTAATCCTTATTCAATCCCCAGAGGGGATCACTCAATGCAGTGGTCAACTTATTTTCGCTTCATGGGTTGTCACTGCAGCACAGTGTATTAGTCGATACTCCATTGAGACAG TTAAAGTGATCTATGGTGACTATTCAAGTGTCAAAAATGAATCAGACATTAAATTTGTCTATGCTGAAAGTTTGTTTctgcatacaaaatatttgcCAATTGTCTTCAAGGATCGgaaatttcatttgaatgaTCTTGGTCTTTTAAAGCTTGCACTTTCCATTAATttaagag cTCATGATGTAGGGATCGCTTGTCTCCCAGTTCCCAAGATATTTAATGATC cttACGAACCCGTATTTGCATCAATGGGCCATGAATCTATAATGAAAGCTTCATTAACGaaaaaaaactcttcagatTCAGATTCAAAAGATAACATCACCCTAAGCGATTATT ACTGCTGTCCGCATTTCAACGCTAAATTATGGAAAATTGGTTGGAAggaatgtatttatgaaatatttgagttatttcCAAAACGCCATATG AATGATAAAGGCGCGGGAATGTATCTGCGAACAAGTAGAAGATATCTTCTTGTCGGAATACTTTCTTTTGGACCAAATGAGACCACCATTTGTACATCTCCATCACCTATTATATACTTCAATTTAGAGTACTATCTTTATTGGATCTATCTGATTAAGACCAACGACATTGACCGTATTCGGATACAATTTCCACAAGAGCGAAAGAAGGATCTTACAACGCCTCCTCCACAAAACACCACAACACAAAGCCCCATTCAAAATCAATATAACTTGactttatag